From a single Sediminibacterium sp. KACHI17 genomic region:
- a CDS encoding GNAT family N-acetyltransferase, whose product MEIKNSTLSDIETIFGLYRMAAQYMKERFPVHFPEFDRDMVIQEIEEGRQWKMLIDGELACIWAITWNDPQIWEEKDSDPSIYIHRITTVPAFRGRHLVKEIVRWAKQYAKDNNRSYVRLDTVGENQKLIRHYQESGFTFLGMVELKDTSGLPNHYQLDKVSLFELKVS is encoded by the coding sequence ATGGAAATCAAGAATAGCACTTTATCAGATATTGAAACCATATTTGGTCTGTATAGAATGGCTGCACAATACATGAAAGAGCGCTTCCCTGTTCATTTTCCTGAGTTTGACCGGGATATGGTGATACAAGAGATAGAAGAGGGCAGACAATGGAAAATGCTGATCGATGGTGAATTAGCATGTATCTGGGCCATTACCTGGAATGATCCCCAAATATGGGAAGAGAAAGATAGTGACCCTTCCATTTATATTCATCGAATTACAACCGTACCCGCTTTTCGTGGCAGACATTTGGTAAAAGAGATCGTCAGATGGGCGAAACAATATGCGAAAGATAATAATAGAAGTTATGTTCGCCTGGATACTGTCGGAGAAAATCAAAAATTGATCCGGCATTATCAGGAAAGTGGATTTACTTTCTTAGGAATGGTAGAGTTGAAAGATACCAGTGGACTGCCGAATCATTATCAATTGGATAAAGTGAGTTTATTTGAGTTGAAGGTAAGTTGA
- the rfbD gene encoding dTDP-4-dehydrorhamnose reductase, translating to MQKPLVVVTGKNGQLGWELMQLSLTYSNSFDFIFTDRGQLDLADERSISDFFQTYQPAYFINCAAYTAVDKAESEQDLAYRINAVAVGQIAHHCRVHKTILIHFSTDYVFDGKGIAPYATDAPTDPVNYYGYTKRVGEQLALENHASTIVIRTSWVYSSYGHNFVKTMLRLMKERDAIKVVADQRGCPTYAADLAEATMKIVDASQQGQLHTGIFHYSNTGETNWYEFAKAIRDIAGLTCLIEPITTAEYPTPAKRPGYSVMEIAAITKNYDVVLHDWKDSLRRCLSILS from the coding sequence ATGCAGAAGCCATTAGTTGTTGTAACTGGGAAGAATGGTCAATTGGGTTGGGAGTTGATGCAATTGTCTCTTACGTATTCTAATAGCTTTGATTTTATTTTTACGGATAGAGGTCAGTTGGATCTTGCAGATGAACGATCAATCTCAGATTTCTTTCAAACATATCAACCGGCTTATTTTATTAATTGTGCAGCGTATACTGCAGTAGATAAGGCAGAATCGGAACAAGATCTGGCTTATCGCATCAATGCAGTTGCTGTTGGACAAATCGCTCATCATTGTCGTGTTCATAAAACCATACTCATCCATTTTTCTACAGATTATGTATTTGATGGAAAAGGGATAGCACCTTACGCAACTGACGCGCCTACAGATCCGGTGAATTATTATGGGTATACCAAAAGAGTAGGAGAACAGTTGGCTTTGGAGAATCATGCATCTACTATTGTGATCAGAACATCATGGGTATATAGTTCTTATGGACATAATTTCGTGAAGACCATGCTGCGTCTGATGAAAGAGCGAGATGCAATAAAAGTAGTTGCCGATCAACGAGGCTGTCCTACCTATGCAGCTGATCTGGCTGAAGCTACTATGAAAATTGTTGATGCATCTCAACAAGGGCAGTTACATACAGGTATTTTTCATTATAGTAATACCGGAGAAACCAATTGGTATGAGTTTGCCAAGGCGATTCGAGATATTGCCGGTTTGACTTGTTTGATTGAACCCATCACTACGGCTGAATATCCTACACCGGCAAAACGTCCGGGTTACTCAGTGATGGAAATTGCAGCAATTACTAAAAACTATGACGTGGTTTTACATGATTGGAAAGATAGTCTACGTCGTTGTTTATCCATATTGTCTTAA
- a CDS encoding UDP-glucose/GDP-mannose dehydrogenase family protein, with translation MKIAVVGTGYVGLVTGTCFAETGNKVTCVDIDQSKVEKLASGEITIYEPGLEKIFLRNLKEGRLKFTTSLEDGIQEADIIFLALPTPPGADGAADLKYVLSVADHLGKILKGYKVIVDKSTVPVGTADKVKQAIAVHYKGEFDVVSNPEFLREGVAVDDFMKPDRVVVGTDSERARKIMGDLFAPFVRQGNPIIYMDERSAELTKYAANSFLAMKISFMNEIAQLCEKMGADVDMVRKGIGSDERIGKRFLFPGIGYGGSCFPKDVQALIRSSAEVGYQFNILEAVEKVNAHQKLHLVHKIRKYFGDQLTGKHFALWGLSFKPNTDDIREAPALEMIDALLTQGATITAFDPEAMPNVRKHLGDRIQLASSQYDTLNNADALIIATEWSEFRTPDFEMIETKLKQKVIFDGRNLFDVKQMAGLGFHYESIGRK, from the coding sequence ATGAAAATAGCTGTTGTAGGAACCGGATATGTTGGATTGGTTACAGGAACTTGCTTTGCTGAAACAGGCAATAAAGTTACTTGCGTGGATATTGATCAATCAAAGGTAGAGAAATTAGCGAGTGGAGAGATCACGATCTATGAGCCCGGATTGGAGAAAATATTTCTTCGTAACCTGAAAGAAGGGAGGTTGAAATTTACCACCAGCCTTGAAGATGGGATTCAGGAAGCAGATATTATTTTTCTGGCATTGCCTACACCACCGGGTGCTGACGGAGCTGCAGATCTCAAATATGTATTATCCGTAGCAGATCATTTAGGAAAGATATTGAAGGGGTATAAAGTGATCGTTGATAAAAGTACGGTTCCGGTTGGCACAGCAGATAAAGTAAAACAGGCGATAGCAGTTCATTATAAAGGTGAGTTTGATGTAGTTAGTAATCCTGAGTTTCTTCGCGAAGGTGTGGCAGTAGATGATTTCATGAAACCTGATAGAGTGGTGGTGGGTACTGATTCGGAAAGAGCCAGAAAAATCATGGGCGATCTTTTTGCTCCTTTTGTAAGACAAGGTAATCCGATCATATACATGGATGAGCGTTCTGCTGAACTTACAAAGTATGCAGCGAACTCTTTTCTTGCGATGAAGATCTCTTTTATGAATGAAATCGCTCAGTTGTGTGAGAAGATGGGAGCTGATGTGGACATGGTACGTAAAGGCATCGGTAGTGATGAAAGAATCGGTAAACGTTTTTTATTCCCGGGTATCGGTTATGGTGGTAGTTGTTTCCCGAAAGATGTACAGGCATTGATCAGGTCATCTGCTGAAGTAGGATATCAATTCAATATTTTAGAAGCCGTTGAAAAAGTAAATGCGCATCAGAAATTACATCTGGTACATAAAATCCGTAAATATTTCGGTGATCAGTTAACCGGAAAACATTTCGCACTTTGGGGATTATCTTTTAAACCCAATACAGATGATATCCGTGAAGCACCGGCTTTGGAAATGATCGATGCCTTACTTACCCAAGGGGCTACCATCACTGCCTTTGATCCTGAAGCAATGCCGAATGTGCGCAAGCATTTAGGTGATCGTATACAATTGGCATCAAGTCAGTATGACACATTGAATAATGCAGATGCATTGATCATTGCAACAGAGTGGAGTGAGTTCCGTACACCTGATTTTGAAATGATTGAAACCAAGCTCAAACAAAAAGTGATCTTCGACGGAAGAAATCTATTTGATGTAAAACAGATGGCTGGATTAGGATTCCATTATGAAAGTATTGGACGAAAATAG
- a CDS encoding DUF4256 domain-containing protein: MPKNKLNNATQTELLTILHARFIKNERRHKDMDWKKVQARLEAHPEKLWSLHEMEHSGGEPDVIAYDKKTDTYLFVDCSAESPTGRRSVCYDREGLESRKEHPPKHNAIDMAKEMGITLLTEEQYRFLQSIHPVDQKTSSWLLTPANIRKEGGAIFGDYRYKQVFIYHNGAQSYYAARGFRGAVSV, translated from the coding sequence ATGCCAAAAAATAAATTAAACAACGCTACACAAACTGAATTACTGACAATACTACATGCTCGTTTCATAAAAAATGAACGCCGACATAAAGACATGGATTGGAAAAAAGTGCAAGCCAGATTAGAAGCACACCCTGAAAAATTATGGTCGCTCCATGAAATGGAACACTCAGGTGGCGAACCGGATGTGATTGCATACGATAAAAAGACCGACACTTATTTATTTGTTGATTGTTCTGCCGAGAGTCCAACAGGAAGAAGAAGTGTTTGTTATGATCGTGAAGGACTTGAATCCAGAAAGGAACATCCACCCAAACACAATGCGATCGACATGGCGAAGGAAATGGGTATTACCCTTTTAACAGAAGAGCAATACCGCTTCTTACAAAGCATTCATCCTGTTGACCAAAAGACTTCCAGTTGGTTATTGACCCCCGCTAACATCCGCAAAGAAGGTGGTGCGATCTTCGGCGACTACCGATACAAACAGGTCTTCATTTATCACAACGGCGCACAGTCTTATTATGCAGCTAGAGGATTTCGAGGAGCCGTAAGCGTATAA
- a CDS encoding DUF1343 domain-containing protein: MKKWIIVMLMVMSSSVLVARVEISAAKAVLTGADQTHLYLPLLKGKRVAMLANPTTIIGTTHLVDSLQRLGVNIVKVFGPEHGFRGNASAGTVVSDETDSLTGIPIISLYGKKNKPSKEDLADVDIMIYDVQDVGVRFYTNINALVRLMEACAENEKELLILDRPNPNAYLVDGPVLDMKYRSGIGMFPIPMSHGLTIGEFALMANGEGWLTNKMKCNIRIIPVANYDHDMPYTLPVKPSPNLNTQQAIMLYPSTCMFEGVYLNHGRGTYFPFTVLGSPELKGIYSFSYTPTSIKGMAEKPLFMDQVCYGLDLRNYDVEQLRKSKKINISWILELYKAHPYKEKFFERLSDQMNSIEVQIGVGEFRQQVINGVSEEEIRKSWELGLSAYKEMRKKYLLYP, translated from the coding sequence ATGAAGAAATGGATCATTGTGATGCTCATGGTCATGAGTAGTTCCGTATTAGTAGCGAGGGTTGAAATATCTGCAGCAAAGGCCGTTCTAACAGGTGCAGATCAAACACATTTGTATTTGCCATTATTGAAAGGCAAACGAGTTGCAATGTTGGCAAATCCCACGACTATTATTGGTACAACACATTTGGTAGATAGTTTACAGCGATTGGGTGTGAATATTGTAAAGGTATTTGGTCCTGAACATGGGTTTCGTGGTAATGCCAGTGCAGGTACGGTTGTATCTGATGAAACAGATTCATTAACAGGTATTCCCATTATTTCATTGTATGGTAAAAAAAACAAACCGAGTAAAGAAGACCTGGCAGATGTAGATATCATGATCTATGATGTACAGGATGTAGGGGTGCGTTTCTATACCAATATCAATGCTCTTGTTCGTTTGATGGAAGCCTGTGCTGAAAATGAAAAAGAATTGTTGATACTTGATCGTCCCAATCCTAATGCCTATTTGGTAGATGGTCCTGTATTGGATATGAAATATAGATCCGGTATTGGGATGTTTCCGATACCCATGTCGCATGGATTAACCATTGGTGAATTTGCATTGATGGCGAATGGTGAGGGATGGCTTACGAATAAGATGAAGTGTAATATTCGTATCATACCCGTAGCCAATTATGATCATGATATGCCTTATACATTGCCGGTAAAGCCATCGCCAAATTTGAATACGCAACAGGCCATTATGTTGTATCCATCGACCTGTATGTTTGAAGGGGTGTATTTGAATCATGGAAGAGGTACGTATTTTCCGTTTACAGTGTTGGGGAGTCCTGAGTTAAAAGGTATTTACTCATTTTCTTATACGCCCACAAGCATCAAAGGGATGGCTGAAAAACCGCTTTTCATGGATCAGGTTTGTTATGGATTGGATCTGCGTAATTATGATGTTGAGCAACTTCGAAAAAGTAAAAAGATCAATATCAGTTGGATATTGGAATTGTATAAGGCACATCCTTATAAAGAAAAGTTTTTTGAAAGATTGAGTGATCAGATGAATTCTATTGAAGTGCAGATAGGGGTGGGTGAATTCAGACAGCAGGTGATCAATGGAGTATCAGAAGAAGAGATCCGTAAAAGCTGGGAACTGGGATTGAGTGCGTATAAGGAGATGAGGAAAAAGTATTTGTTGTATCCATAG
- a CDS encoding nuclear transport factor 2 family protein, whose amino-acid sequence MKQLLLFISFCLSAHLYGQSVNPEEKLVLQKVNQFFEALEKQDTVLLKSIVILDGQTTSIRTQNDSLLIRTAAFKDRMKSFVNPRSVIYEKMLSAEVKVHGRIAMAWVPYTLSINQQFNHCGIDVFTFFKTNEGWKIVSLDYSVEPSVCLEKM is encoded by the coding sequence ATGAAACAATTGCTTCTTTTCATCTCTTTTTGTCTATCGGCCCATCTGTATGGACAGTCAGTAAATCCGGAAGAAAAATTAGTTTTACAAAAAGTGAATCAGTTTTTTGAAGCATTAGAGAAACAGGATACAGTGCTTTTAAAAAGTATTGTCATACTGGATGGACAAACAACATCTATCCGTACGCAAAATGATAGTTTGTTGATCAGAACAGCTGCATTCAAAGACAGAATGAAGAGTTTCGTGAACCCACGGTCAGTAATCTATGAAAAAATGCTTTCGGCAGAAGTCAAAGTTCATGGTAGAATTGCCATGGCATGGGTTCCTTATACCTTAAGCATCAATCAACAATTTAATCATTGTGGTATTGATGTGTTCACTTTCTTTAAAACCAATGAAGGGTGGAAGATCGTATCACTAGATTATTCGGTAGAGCCATCGGTATGTCTTGAAAAGATGTAG
- a CDS encoding UDP-glucuronic acid decarboxylase family protein → MEKKRILITGAAGFLGSHLCDRFIREGYHVIGMDNLITGDMNNIAHLLKLPEFEFHHHDVTKFIHVSGHLDYILHFASPASPIDYLKIPIQTLKVGALGTHNCLGLAKAKKARILVASTSEVYGDPLVHPQTEEYWGNVNPVGPRGVYDEAKRFMESITMAYHTYHGVETRIVRIFNTYGPRMRLNDGRALPAFIGQALRGEDITVFGDGSQTRSFCYVDDLVEGIYRLLMSDYSMPVNIGNPNEISLLDFAKEVLKLTGAGVKIVHKPLPVDDPKQRRPDITKAKQLLGWEPTIDRAEGLKMTYAYFKNLPREEWTKQPKEFINQ, encoded by the coding sequence ATGGAAAAGAAACGCATACTCATTACCGGAGCTGCCGGATTCCTCGGATCACATCTTTGTGATCGGTTTATTCGTGAAGGGTATCATGTGATTGGCATGGATAACCTGATTACCGGGGATATGAATAATATAGCTCATCTGCTCAAGTTGCCTGAATTTGAATTTCATCATCATGATGTAACCAAGTTCATTCATGTATCAGGACATTTGGATTATATTCTCCATTTCGCATCTCCTGCCAGTCCGATCGATTACCTGAAAATACCGATTCAAACCTTAAAAGTAGGGGCGTTGGGTACGCACAATTGTTTGGGTTTGGCTAAAGCCAAAAAGGCGAGAATTTTGGTAGCATCCACCAGTGAAGTTTATGGTGATCCACTGGTACATCCACAAACAGAAGAGTATTGGGGTAATGTGAATCCGGTAGGGCCAAGAGGCGTGTATGATGAAGCCAAGCGTTTCATGGAGTCTATCACAATGGCTTATCATACCTATCATGGTGTTGAGACTAGAATTGTTCGCATATTCAATACCTATGGGCCACGTATGCGATTGAATGACGGCAGAGCGTTGCCTGCTTTTATCGGACAGGCATTACGCGGAGAAGATATAACAGTGTTTGGTGATGGAAGTCAGACGCGTTCATTTTGTTATGTCGATGATCTCGTTGAAGGGATCTATCGGTTATTAATGAGTGATTATAGTATGCCTGTAAATATTGGGAATCCGAATGAGATCAGCTTGTTGGATTTCGCAAAAGAAGTGTTGAAACTGACAGGTGCAGGTGTCAAGATCGTTCATAAACCATTACCTGTGGATGATCCAAAACAACGCAGACCCGATATCACAAAAGCAAAACAATTACTAGGGTGGGAGCCTACCATCGACAGAGCAGAGGGATTGAAAATGACCTACGCATATTTTAAGAACCTGCCCAGAGAAGAATGGACCAAGCAGCCAAAAGAATTCATCAATCAGTAA
- a CDS encoding DegT/DnrJ/EryC1/StrS family aminotransferase, producing the protein MRPIQMVDTRTQYEHIKTEVDAAIQEVLNSAAYINGKAVQDFATSLSQYLGVKHVIPCANGTDALQIAMMALDLQPGDEVITPSFTYIATTEVVALLKLTPVFVEVDPKTFCIDPEAIRKAITPKTKAIVPVHLYGHAAPMEEILAIAKEYNLYVIEDNAQAIGCDYTFSDGTKKKTGTMGTIGATSFYPSKNLGAYGDGGAIFTNDDVLAKQLKMVANHGQQKRYYHEVVGCNSRLDTIQAAILNIKLAKLDAYNAARQSVAAFYNKAFAGNKKIITPFVASYSDHVYHQYTLVLNDVNRDELVAYLATQNIPSMIYYPVPGHKQDMFKSFALPHYQLDTTDWLTERVVSLPVHTEMETEQLEYIVRHVLNFVNR; encoded by the coding sequence ATGAGACCCATACAAATGGTTGATACCCGTACTCAGTACGAACATATAAAAACAGAGGTCGATGCTGCCATTCAGGAAGTATTAAATAGTGCAGCTTATATCAATGGTAAAGCCGTACAGGATTTTGCTACATCTCTCAGTCAATATTTAGGCGTCAAGCATGTGATCCCATGTGCCAATGGTACGGATGCTTTGCAAATTGCCATGATGGCGTTGGATCTTCAACCGGGCGATGAAGTTATTACACCCTCCTTTACCTATATCGCAACGACTGAAGTAGTGGCATTGCTAAAACTCACGCCAGTATTTGTAGAAGTAGACCCCAAAACATTTTGTATTGATCCGGAGGCGATCCGTAAGGCCATTACTCCAAAGACCAAAGCTATTGTGCCGGTGCATTTATATGGACATGCAGCACCTATGGAAGAAATACTTGCCATCGCTAAAGAATACAATCTGTATGTAATTGAAGACAATGCTCAGGCAATTGGATGTGATTATACTTTTTCAGATGGAACAAAAAAGAAAACGGGAACCATGGGTACTATTGGGGCCACTTCTTTTTATCCCAGTAAGAATTTAGGTGCATACGGAGATGGCGGTGCTATTTTTACCAATGATGATGTATTGGCAAAGCAACTGAAAATGGTAGCCAATCATGGTCAGCAAAAAAGATATTACCATGAAGTAGTAGGCTGTAACTCTCGTCTAGATACGATTCAGGCAGCCATTCTCAATATCAAATTGGCGAAACTAGATGCATATAATGCAGCCAGACAATCAGTAGCCGCTTTTTATAATAAGGCGTTTGCAGGAAACAAGAAGATCATTACACCATTTGTCGCTTCATATAGTGATCATGTATATCATCAGTATACTTTGGTACTCAATGATGTGAACAGAGATGAGTTAGTAGCTTACCTAGCAACCCAAAATATTCCATCGATGATCTATTATCCTGTACCCGGACATAAGCAGGATATGTTCAAGTCATTTGCTTTACCGCATTATCAGTTAGATACGACCGATTGGCTGACAGAGCGTGTGGTATCATTGCCTGTTCATACCGAAATGGAAACAGAACAACTGGAATATATTGTACGTCACGTTTTAAATTTTGTAAACAGATAA
- a CDS encoding MBL fold metallo-hydrolase yields MRVLILIMFCAMVICLSAQQTSIIVLGNVQDGGSPHIGCTKKCCNALFQKPDPTRKVTALGIIDASRKAGYLMEATPDIISQLKLLKEYGQSDSEMPNGIFLTHAHIGHYSGLMYLGKEAMNASQIPVYTMPRMKIFLEQNGPWSQLVNLKNITPKHIENGVAVTLSTDLQIIPFQVPHRDEYSETVGYKIIGPNKKALFIPDIDKWEKWEKDIRQLIADVDYAFIDATFFDAEEINNRDIKEIPHPFIIETIRLFEAMPIEEKKKIYFIHMNHTNPALSKESAQTKQILQMGFNIARFKDVFKL; encoded by the coding sequence ATGAGAGTACTCATACTTATTATGTTCTGTGCCATGGTGATTTGCCTATCAGCTCAACAGACCTCGATCATTGTGTTAGGGAATGTTCAGGATGGTGGCTCGCCGCATATTGGCTGCACTAAAAAATGTTGCAACGCATTATTTCAAAAGCCGGACCCAACAAGAAAAGTAACAGCATTGGGTATTATTGACGCCAGCAGAAAAGCCGGCTATCTGATGGAAGCTACACCTGATATCATTTCTCAATTAAAGTTGCTGAAAGAATATGGGCAATCAGACAGTGAAATGCCCAACGGTATCTTCCTGACACATGCACATATTGGACATTACAGCGGATTGATGTACTTGGGAAAAGAAGCCATGAATGCATCACAAATACCGGTGTATACAATGCCCCGCATGAAAATATTTCTGGAACAGAACGGTCCCTGGAGTCAATTGGTGAATCTAAAAAATATCACGCCTAAACATATTGAGAATGGCGTAGCGGTTACACTGAGCACTGACCTTCAGATCATCCCTTTTCAAGTACCTCATAGAGACGAATACAGCGAAACCGTTGGCTATAAGATCATAGGACCGAATAAAAAAGCACTCTTCATTCCGGATATCGATAAATGGGAAAAATGGGAGAAGGATATCCGTCAATTAATAGCAGATGTAGACTATGCATTCATTGACGCCACATTCTTTGATGCTGAAGAGATCAATAACAGAGACATCAAAGAGATACCACACCCATTTATCATTGAAACCATTCGGTTGTTTGAAGCCATGCCCATTGAAGAAAAGAAAAAGATCTATTTCATTCATATGAATCACACCAATCCGGCCTTATCAAAAGAAAGTGCTCAAACAAAACAGATCTTACAAATGGGATTCAATATTGCCCGCTTTAAAGATGTTTTTAAATTATAA
- a CDS encoding glycosyltransferase N-terminal domain-containing protein, whose product MRLLYRLFVWLYPKAAWLLSFYNPKAALWVKGRKHQFRKLHSVFHKNDRPVVWMHCSSLGEFEQGKPLLESIKQQYPHYFILVTFFSPSGYEIRKNDPVADHICYLPMDRPYTAQKFLNIVQPALVLFVKYEYWFYYLNEIKERNIPLLLISGVFREDQPFFKWYGTFYKKMLQCFTHLFVQNDSSFLLLKQIETEHKASISGDTRFDRVIQIAAGFSSFELIEQFCHQHPVIIAGSTWTEDDEALDHFVNHHPDIRFVIAPHDIDEDRLKECEKLYTHTIRYSMLKETKQVPENVHVLIMDNMGMLSSIYRYATIAYIGGGFGDDGIHNALEAAVFYKPIVFGPVYEKYTEAIELIEREGAFSIDDALELEEQLSILLKDPNLLKQTGQASGDYVQQKSGACNKIMDYIQANRLLTN is encoded by the coding sequence TTGCGACTCCTCTATCGTTTGTTCGTATGGCTTTACCCCAAAGCTGCATGGTTGCTGTCTTTTTACAACCCAAAAGCAGCCTTATGGGTAAAAGGAAGGAAACATCAATTCAGGAAACTGCACTCCGTATTTCATAAAAATGATCGACCGGTAGTATGGATGCATTGTTCTTCATTGGGTGAATTTGAACAGGGCAAACCACTACTTGAATCTATCAAACAGCAATACCCACATTATTTTATTCTTGTCACATTTTTTTCTCCATCGGGTTATGAGATCCGCAAGAATGATCCCGTGGCTGATCATATCTGTTATTTGCCGATGGATCGTCCGTATACTGCCCAGAAATTTTTAAATATAGTACAACCGGCATTGGTTCTTTTCGTGAAATATGAATATTGGTTTTATTATCTGAATGAGATCAAAGAAAGAAACATTCCTCTTCTCCTGATTTCAGGAGTATTCAGAGAGGATCAGCCTTTTTTCAAATGGTATGGAACTTTTTATAAAAAAATGTTACAATGCTTTACACATCTCTTTGTGCAGAATGATTCATCCTTTCTACTCTTAAAGCAAATTGAAACTGAACATAAAGCATCGATCAGCGGTGATACACGTTTTGATCGTGTAATTCAGATCGCAGCGGGTTTTTCTTCTTTTGAACTGATCGAACAATTCTGTCATCAGCATCCGGTGATCATTGCTGGCAGCACCTGGACAGAAGATGATGAAGCACTGGATCATTTTGTAAATCATCATCCTGACATCCGTTTTGTCATTGCACCGCATGATATTGATGAAGACCGATTAAAAGAATGCGAGAAATTATATACCCATACCATTCGCTATTCCATGCTGAAAGAAACCAAACAAGTGCCGGAAAATGTGCATGTGCTGATCATGGATAATATGGGAATGCTCAGTAGTATTTATCGCTATGCTACCATTGCCTATATTGGCGGAGGATTTGGTGATGACGGTATTCACAATGCTTTGGAAGCAGCAGTATTCTACAAACCTATTGTATTTGGTCCTGTATATGAAAAGTATACAGAAGCCATAGAACTCATAGAAAGAGAAGGTGCATTTAGTATCGATGATGCATTGGAACTGGAAGAGCAACTATCCATACTGCTCAAAGATCCCAATCTATTAAAACAAACAGGACAAGCATCTGGAGATTACGTACAACAGAAATCAGGGGCGTGCAATAAAATCATGGATTATATTCAGGCAAATCGTCTTCTGACCAATTGA